In Anabrus simplex isolate iqAnaSimp1 chromosome 12, ASM4041472v1, whole genome shotgun sequence, a genomic segment contains:
- the LOC136884130 gene encoding uncharacterized protein → MRPACTLAVALVVLLQVVIVLSKAIGDGAQQLQFAQSRGDPGWHDEPIEEHHHHDPEPKGYWKKKLIWKPDWVKVWKTGSKQIWKPAWKKYYKPVWKHIEVPAWKEIKVPDWKKVYKPVWKPIQIPAWKEIKVPDWKKVWKPVWVPTTIPGWKDIQVPDWKKVYKPVWKPISIPAWKEIQVPAWKKIWVPELIKVFVPGEKSHGKDHEGWEYTSHGLWKKKVIWKPIWKKYWKPAKKQIWIPDKKLVWKEEWKQIWRTEKKQIWIPSKKLVWKEAWLQIWRPDKKQIWVPSKKLVWKEEWIQVWKPSKKQIWVPSKKLEWKEAWKQIQVPAWKKIWVPAWKKVWKPVWIHEWVIIPEPHPPEHGGWDRKDTAGRNLDRNDNTATSQQQQRVAWERSASTGVAPQQKVTWNSQPVPQRQIVPPAQSAGSGGWQFPNQ, encoded by the exons GTTGCCCTCGTGGTACTACTACAAGTGGTGATCGTACTCAGCAAAGCGATTGGCGACGGCGCTCAACAGCTTCA GTTTGCTCAATCGCGCGGTGACCCTGGTTGGCACGATGAACCAATAGAGGAACACCACCATCACGACCCAGAACCCAAGGGCTATTGGAAGAAGAAACTGATCTGGAAGCCGGATTGGGTGAAAGTCTGGAAGACGGGTTCCAAGCAGATTTGGAAACCTGCATGGAAGAAATATTACAAACCTGTATGGAAACATATTGAAGTTCCAGCATGGAAGGAAATTAAGGTTCCAGATTGGAAGAAGGTATATAAACCTGTTTGGAAGCCAATTCAAATTCCAGCATGGAAGGAAATTAAAGTTCCTGACTGGAAGAAAGTGTGGAAGCCTGTGTGGGTACCAACAACTATTCCAGGTTGGAAAGATATTCAAGTTCCGGACTGGAAGAAAGTATACAAACCAGTGTGGAAACCGATATCCATCCCAGCCTGGAAGGAAATTCAAGTGCCAGCGTGGAAGAAGATTTGGGTTCCAGAACTAATTAAAGTATTTGTCCCAGGAGAAAAATCACACGGTAAAGATCATGAAGGATGGGAATACACATCGCATGGACTTTGGAAGAAGAAGGTTATATGGAAACCAATCTGGAAGAAATATTGGAAGCCTGCTAAGAAACAAATCTGGATTCCAGACAAGAAGTTGGtatggaaagaagaatggaaacaGATCTGGAGAACAGAGAAGAAACAAATTTGGATACCTTCTAAGAAACTGGTATGGAAAGAGGCTTGGTTACAGATCTGGAGGCCAGATAAGAAACAAATCTGGGTACCATCGAAGAAATTGGTTTGGAAAGAAGAATGGATTCAAGTGTGGAAACCAAGCAAGAAACAAATCTGGGTACCTTCAAAGAAATTAGAATGGAAAGAGGCATGGAAACAGATTCAAGTCCCAGCTTGGAAGAAGATATGGGTTCCAGCTTGGAAGAAAGTCTGGAAGCCAGTGTGGATCCATGAATGGGTGATTATTCCTGAACCACATCCTCCTGAGCATGGAGGATGGGATCGTAAAGACACTGCGGGGAGAAACCTTGACAGGAATGATAACACAGCAACGTCGCAACAGCAACAAAGAGTAGCTTGGGAAAGAAGTGCCAGCACTGGAGTAGCACCACAGCAGAAAGTTACCTGGAACAGTCAACCAGTACCACAGCGACAGATTGTTCCACCAGCACAAAGTGCGGGAAGCGGTGGTTGGCAGTTCCCAAACCAATAG